From Atribacterota bacterium, the proteins below share one genomic window:
- a CDS encoding toxin-antitoxin system HicB family antitoxin: protein MKKEQSYRMRVYPIDTDANITEWAAEFPDLPGCVGAGVTVEEAVVMAMDAKKAWIETAIKEGRNIPKPKNIYDEDFSGKFTLRLPKTLHKELTIQAEEEKVSLNQYILYLITNGLSKTEL, encoded by the coding sequence ATGAAAAAAGAACAATCATATCGTATGCGAGTATACCCTATTGATACTGATGCTAATATTACTGAATGGGCAGCTGAATTTCCAGATTTACCCGGATGTGTAGGAGCTGGTGTCACAGTTGAAGAGGCAGTTGTTATGGCTATGGATGCTAAAAAAGCATGGATTGAAACTGCCATAAAAGAAGGAAGAAATATACCAAAACCAAAAAATATTTATGATGAGGATTTTAGCGGTAAATTTACCCTGAGGTTGCCGAAAACTTTACATAAGGAATTGACAATACAGGCAGAAGAGGAAAAGGTAAGCCTAAACCAATATATATTATATTTAATAACCAATGGTTTAAGTAAAACAGAATTATGA
- a CDS encoding type II toxin-antitoxin system HicA family toxin translates to MSQIEKLFEKLSRRPTPTDVLYYDIDKLLRAYNFKIRQPSSGSSHYTYLHPDLQEIVTIAKHGNKVKAAYVRMAVRAIEKVLELQGGEKE, encoded by the coding sequence TTGAGTCAAATAGAGAAGCTGTTTGAAAAATTAAGCAGAAGACCAACCCCGACAGATGTTTTGTATTATGATATTGATAAATTGCTTAGAGCATATAATTTTAAAATAAGACAGCCTTCTAGCGGGAGTAGTCACTATACATATTTGCATCCTGATTTACAGGAGATAGTGACTATAGCAAAACATGGAAACAAAGTTAAAGCAGCTTATGTTAGGATGGCAGTTAGGGCAATTGAAAAGGTGTTGGAGTTACAGGGAGGAGAAAAAGAATGA